The genomic segment TTGCTTCTAATAACCAAAGAATTTATAAAcaatttgataattaaaaaaaaaaaaacttctatgcTCCAAAACTTAAGAACTTTGAGTCTCTTCTATATCAGTTTTATGGCTTAAGAAAGTTATATCACTCGGTTCTAAAAACCAGATCTACCAATTTCAGAATTTCCAATCAAATCTGAGTTAGAAGCTTTCACGAAtcataaaaagaatttaaaactaaaattaatttcaaatgagTTTTTCAAACCATTTCCTAAGAACAAAATATGAAACACACACTCTTTCAATTCAGCtgtctttttaaaaggaatttaaaagagGCTTTAAGACTAACAGCAAATGATACATATTGGCTACCATGCTTTGATACCAGTCCTGAAATAGGCTCATTacaataaaagcttttgcaaCCATATGCAAGGAGAAATCATAAAGGGCTTGATTTTTGCAGAAGTAGGCACCAGCTCCAAATTTGTCTGATATAATGTTAGAACAGGGAGAAAAATGCAGATACCAGAAATCTGAACTAAAAAGGACAAGCATATTTTCTTAGTAAAAGACATGCTTGGGTATTAGAGATAATTTATTTCAATCTCGCATAGGGTCAGCATCAAGAaattgaaactccaaaactttggccacctgatgcaaagaactgactcactggaaaagactgatgctgggaaagactgaaggcaggaggagaaggggacgacagaggatgagatggctggatgacatcaccgactcgatggacatgagtttgagcaagctgcgagagctggtgatggacagggaagcctggtgtgctgcagtccatggggttgcaaagagttggacatgactaagcaactgaaatgaactggcaTAGGGTTTGACAGTTTAAGAGAATAAGAAACAAGCAAGATGATGGTGGTATTATGTATGGAACAGATATTTTAAACCTTAGATGATTAACTATGGTTGAAAAACAAGCAACAATTGGACTTCCTTACACTGTCGATTACACACTGGCATGCAATTAAATGCCTGTCAAACGACATGAACTGACGTAGAATTCCTGGCACTTAATCTgaatcagatctaataccttacAAGGGAAATAAAGAGAACTCTTGAGGAAGAACGTTAAATGCAACCAGAAGTCTTTCTATTAGGcaatatcttttgttttttacaagGTCCAATTTGAAAGATGCAGGCTGTTCAGAAGTTCAACGAAAGAATAAACTTGTTCTATCTTGGGGCATCATTTTTTAGAAgtttactttgaaaataaagcttccACTAAACCAGTTTACAATTTTTTCTCATCTATATAGGTTAATATAGACACATATTCATGTATATTTTAGTAAAACGGGCTCAGTTATAAGGATGCGTTATacagttataaatataaataaaaatttttaaaggtgatTATGTCTCTAATTCACTTCACTCATGAAGAAACAGCTATTTTACTCCTTCAAGtgaaaaagataaggaaaatgaaaaagaagaggtgcCCAAAATCACCATGCTCTTCCTGCATAGACTTTGACACTACcccagaaaaaaaagtaatgaacaTCACTATtcacttagaaaaacaaaaccacccaCTAGAAATGTGGTATaattcaaaataagaaatatttcttttttaaaaaagatgcaaaagaaaaCATCTCTGCTTTACACATTAAACAATTCTTACTGTTAAATAGGAAATGTTTTTATAGCAGCCTTTAGAGTCAAGTCTGTACGATAAAGGTTCATGCTGGTTTTCACCCTTGGCAACCAAAATGCATTGTTGAAAAGAAACTCCTAAACAAAAAAGTCTCCTTCAAAAGTGATTTCATTCATTAAATGGGGAAACGGGGGAGTGAGGGAGGAATGATTAAGATCAACGAAAAGAGAAGATAATCATGTTTTGATCCTATCTGAAGCAAGATCTGAAGGTAGTTTCACTTATAGTAAGGAAAGATATTGCAAAAAAAGGGGGGAAGGGAGTAGAATCACAAGCAAGTTTTAATAATAGATTCTAGACTCTCACTTGGATAGTTACCTAGTTTCAGAGGGTCTTATATTATGTGAGAAAAATTTCCAATGGGAAATACATtctcatttttcacaaaaataaatttaatcccTCATAATTTCCCTACCAAAAACTCATTTGAGGAATAATTTATTGCATGAAAGTATtacttaaaatacattaaaagattAAGGTCATAACTTATTATGTGTAGTCTTAAAAAACTCTCATGAGGATTCAGGGCACTTTTAGCTGaacgggaaaaaaaaatgaagctgtcAATTGTACATGGGAATAATCTCATTCTTGTATATAAAAAGGCAACAAAAGTAACTCCCACTCTTTTTCCAATTGTGTATTATATAACTTCCACAAATGCTGATTTTGAGTGACGAAGATCCTCAAATAATACtaatactggaaaaaaaagtgaaagtgaaagtgaggtagctcagtcctctctgactctttgccactccatggactgtagcctgccaggttcctccgtccatgggatttccaggcaagagtactggagtgggttgccacttccttctccaggagatcttcccaacctagggattgaacctgggtctcccgcattgtaggcagacgctttaccgtctgagccaccggtaAAGTCCCACTGAaaaagttttcaataaatatacttCAGCTGGCTGAAGAATCTTCATCACCAGATAAAGtagaattctaaaaaaaaaaaaaaaaaaaaaaacccaccatggAAGAAAGATTCATCATTCAATAACTGCAAAAAATTCTCTGATGCATAAGGTGACTCAGGGTATAGTAATTTACCTTACCggcaaataaaatttgaaaatgctgGACTTGAAATACAACAACAATATAGATCACTACTGAGATGACAATGGTTTCCCCTAAACTGGGCAGCAAaagcaggaaggaggaaaaaacccAGTCACATTTTAGAggctttagattttaaaaatgacccATATAATTTGACAggaaaacttttaagaaataagaaatatcttAAGGGACAAAAGGGTACAGGAGTTGAAAATCAGTTGAGGGCAAAAAATGTGATATAAAGCTTGAAGGACTTAGCAGGGACTTAAACAAATGGATATACAGAAGAGACTCTAAACTGTGTGTAAAAGGAAAATAGATGATGCTGAGGTGGCAGAAGATTGTGCCAGGAAGCCATTTTCACAGATTTCTCTCCAGTCTAAGGGAGGTATAGATGCCCATTTCTTTAGAACAACTGAGATCTATCCCTCTTTATATGCTCATTTTTCTTACACATCAGAGTTGAAAAATACCAAAGGTATGAGTCCAGCTGAGGAGGAGGAAAACTACACATCTGAAAATTAAAGTTTAGATAAGCACACAGGCCatcaaaaaatgatttttatttcaatttgctAAATTGAAAGCATACAATGACCTAAACGCATCCCTTTAAACTCTTTTTCTTGCAAAAAACAAAAGATGGTATAAAAGGAGCATTTCTGAGGTTTGAACAAAGTAACAGAGCAGAACCTTAAGAAAAGCGTCATTGaactttctttaaaacttttttttaattaacccctgaaaccattcgatatcaccaatgccataaaaaaagaaaccttagcCAACATTCATctataaagctgtttttaaaatggcCATCCTTTCTCCTTGACCAGCCTTACCACCTTCAACCAGATGGCTTGATCCCATTCTCTCTCcccaaagaaaaatcaaataaaaattacaccAAGAGGATTTAGTATGAGGATAAGCTACGAAACAGTCTCTAAAGAGTAACGCACATTTCCAGTTGTTTCGTCACCTGTAGATAACCAGCCTTCTGAACAGCTCAGCCAACTCCTGAAGGAAGTAGGGTGGAGAAAGGTCCTCAGTAAAGGTTGTCAGTGTTGGTGCTCCGAGGGGTCTTGATCTTCTCGATATTCTTGAGgattacatcatgcaaagtgGCATACTGGTTCCGTAAATGGAGCAGGATCTGGCGCACACTCAGGTACTCATTTTCGTCGACCTCCGCTACAGTGCGGCGATAATCTTCCACCTGGGGATATTTCACTATCTTGGATACCAACTTTGCCCGGGTGTTGTAGTAGGTGGAGAAGCGGCGTAGATAGGAGGCTGCTGTGCTCTCCACGGTCCACAGCTGGTCCACGGTGTCTTCCTGGATGGACACGCCGAAGTTGTTGCCGTCCTCCACCTTCGGAATGAGCAGCTGCACCCACATCCGCACCGTGTTGCATTTCTCTCTCAGCAGCTCGATCTCAGGCTTTACACGCTCAATCAGCTCCACCAGATGCTGGTTGCTCCGCAGAAGCTGTCCCTCGCCGCCGGGCAGTGCTAGTACCTTGATGGAGGACTGGGTCTGCAGAGGTGGCGGATCCCGCTTGGGCCCATCACCCGCAGTGTCTGGGGTGATGAGGCTTTCTGGGGCAATGAGGCTCTCTGGGGCTGGCACTGAACGGATTCTGGACAAGTCTTGCAGGCGGAGCTCCTGGACGCGACTATCCAGCTCCGAGAGCTTCTGAGGGAAGAAGGTGGACACTAGATCCTCGGCCTCCTGGGCGATGCGGGCCCGGAATGAATCTACTTTCCCCAGCACGTCCTGCTCTAGCTTCAGTGGAGAAGCCATGACCGCCAGGGGCGTCGAATGTTGGAGCAGATACGGGTTTGGGCTTCCGGCGCCACCGCCAACTCCCAACAGACCAGG from the Bos javanicus breed banteng chromosome 3, ARS-OSU_banteng_1.0, whole genome shotgun sequence genome contains:
- the LOC133237744 gene encoding proteasome activator complex subunit 3-like yields the protein MWSGCHREWSACHREWSACGSASTACQSAETLGRHFGLAGPGLLGVGGGAGSPNPYLLQHSTPLAVMASPLKLEQDVLGKVDSFRARIAQEAEDLVSTFFPQKLSELDSRVQELRLQDLSRIRSVPAPESLIAPESLITPDTAGDGPKRDPPPLQTQSSIKVLALPGGEGQLLRSNQHLVELIERVKPEIELLREKCNTVRMWVQLLIPKVEDGNNFGVSIQEDTVDQLWTVESTAASYLRRFSTYYNTRAKLVSKIVKYPQVEDYRRTVAEVDENEYLSVRQILLHLRNQYATLHDVILKNIEKIKTPRSTNTDNLY